One Peterkaempfera bronchialis DNA window includes the following coding sequences:
- a CDS encoding ABC transporter ATP-binding protein encodes MTAPARSAESPPSPEAAPVRLSALTKRFGDITAVDGLSLSVDAGQVVALLGPNGAGKTTTIDMVLGLQHPDSGSVLIHGRSPDRAVAAGEVAGILQGGGLLGDFTVAETVRYVASLYADAAPVGETLERAGLTSIARRRVGRCSGGEQQRLRFALALVGRPRLLVLDEPTAGLDAGGRRDFWRTVTQASGAMPPTLLPPTLLLATHQLDEADRYADRIVVIRGGRVIADGTPAEIRNAAAGRQVTAVWPDADETLVRAVPGVESVERRGVTVTVRTRDSDAVVRYLMSHPAARDIEVTSNRLEEAFLALTAPDAGPSHAGTTRS; translated from the coding sequence ATGACCGCCCCCGCGAGGAGCGCGGAGAGCCCGCCGTCCCCGGAGGCGGCGCCCGTGCGGCTCTCCGCGCTGACCAAGAGGTTCGGCGACATCACCGCCGTCGACGGTCTCTCCCTGAGCGTCGACGCAGGGCAGGTGGTGGCCCTGCTGGGCCCCAATGGCGCCGGGAAGACCACCACCATCGACATGGTCCTGGGACTCCAGCACCCCGACTCCGGCTCGGTACTGATCCACGGCCGCAGCCCGGACCGGGCGGTCGCCGCCGGGGAGGTCGCCGGAATCCTCCAGGGCGGCGGACTGCTGGGCGACTTCACCGTCGCGGAGACCGTGCGCTATGTCGCCTCGCTCTACGCCGACGCCGCCCCGGTCGGCGAGACCCTGGAGCGCGCCGGGCTCACCTCAATCGCCCGCCGCCGGGTCGGCAGGTGCTCCGGCGGAGAGCAGCAGCGGCTCCGCTTCGCCCTCGCCCTGGTCGGCCGTCCACGGCTGCTGGTCCTCGACGAGCCCACCGCCGGGCTGGACGCCGGTGGGCGGCGCGACTTCTGGCGTACCGTCACCCAGGCGTCCGGAGCCATGCCGCCCACCCTTCTGCCGCCCACCCTTCTGCTGGCCACCCACCAGCTGGACGAGGCGGACCGCTACGCCGACCGCATCGTGGTGATCCGCGGCGGCAGGGTCATCGCAGACGGCACCCCGGCCGAGATCCGGAACGCCGCTGCGGGCCGGCAGGTCACGGCCGTCTGGCCGGACGCCGACGAGACGCTGGTCCGGGCCGTTCCCGGGGTCGAGTCCGTGGAGCGCCGGGGCGTGACCGTCACCGTGCGCACCCGGGACTCCGACGCCGTCGTGCGCTATCTGATGTCCCATCCGGCGGCCCGGGACATCGAAGTGACCTCCAACCGCCTGGAGGAGGCGTTCCTCGCGCTCACCGCGCCGGACGCCGGGCCCTCCCACGCCGGTACGACAAGGAGCTGA
- a CDS encoding thiopeptide-type bacteriocin biosynthesis protein translates to MTGTARTWRSWHLHVASLDPQALETVVVTALPPVLELVGPTSDGQPRPWFFIRYWQAGPHVRLRIADLGDRQAADVEALLADRLARIDADLPEERRLTPDAYRRSVEPLAAIGEYGSPLPVEQLAPPGAHRAEYQPEYERYGGPALLPYSEDLFHASSVVCLRACRARPDHRHAFLDGLELLAASLSAWPDRTDRTDRPDRSGLLAGHRDGWRALLARRPGGPPDWEGLDRAVRADAERLAPTAPALRELVAGAPCRWSTWTKRLRAAAGGWSTTLGPERARQILGSHVHMAHNRLGLSPLREAQLAAVLLALDVTGAPAEPEPATRRGAP, encoded by the coding sequence ATGACCGGCACCGCGCGCACCTGGCGCAGCTGGCACCTGCATGTCGCCTCGCTCGATCCGCAGGCACTCGAAACCGTCGTGGTCACCGCGCTGCCCCCGGTGCTGGAACTCGTCGGCCCCACCTCCGACGGGCAGCCCCGGCCGTGGTTCTTCATCCGGTACTGGCAGGCGGGCCCGCATGTGCGGCTGCGCATCGCCGACCTCGGCGACCGGCAGGCCGCAGACGTCGAAGCCCTGCTCGCCGACCGGCTCGCCCGGATCGACGCGGACCTTCCCGAAGAGCGGAGGCTGACCCCCGACGCCTACCGCCGGTCCGTGGAGCCGCTGGCCGCCATCGGCGAGTACGGCAGCCCGCTGCCGGTCGAGCAGTTGGCGCCGCCCGGCGCCCACCGGGCCGAGTACCAGCCGGAGTACGAGCGCTACGGCGGACCGGCGCTGCTGCCGTACAGCGAGGACCTCTTCCACGCGTCCAGCGTGGTCTGCCTGCGGGCCTGCCGTGCCCGGCCCGACCACCGGCATGCCTTCCTGGACGGGCTGGAACTGCTCGCCGCCTCGCTGTCCGCCTGGCCTGACCGGACCGACCGGACCGACCGGCCCGACCGCAGCGGACTGCTGGCCGGCCATCGCGACGGCTGGCGGGCGCTGCTCGCCCGGCGTCCCGGCGGGCCTCCGGACTGGGAGGGGCTGGACCGCGCGGTGCGGGCCGACGCCGAGCGGCTGGCCCCCACCGCCCCGGCGCTCCGCGAGCTGGTGGCCGGGGCGCCGTGCCGCTGGTCGACCTGGACCAAGCGGCTGCGGGCCGCAGCGGGCGGCTGGAGCACAACCCTCGGACCGGAGCGGGCGCGGCAGATCCTGGGCTCCCATGTGCATATGGCGCACAACCGGCTCGGCCTCAGCCCGCTGCGTGAGGCCCAGCTCGCGGCGGTGCTGCTCGCCCTCGATGTCACCGGCGCACCAGCCGAACCCGAACCCGCGACCCGGCGAGGTGCCCCATGA